In one Diabrotica virgifera virgifera chromosome 7, PGI_DIABVI_V3a genomic region, the following are encoded:
- the LOC114328062 gene encoding SET domain-containing protein SmydA-8-like — protein sequence MVQEDLFEIKKNEKLGRYAVAKKNLKVGDVIFSEKPFTYGPKSDSPCICLGCYTYLESQNLCSKCSWPVCSPECENKPVHKDFECEVFSKAKVKFQLVDDPSEICLQYECITPLRVLLSKEKDPKRWEEEIQHMEPHNDIRKQKPIWEFNQHNVVEYLRSVCKQDRFSEELIHTVCGILDINAFEARTPEGSAVRCLFPKLAIMSHNCISNIHHAVDGKGSGAFDDFSVTVRAAVDVPSGKELHSSYTYSLWPTLVRREFLRESKFFDCTCERCSDKSELGTHSSTLKCQKCDNGIIMSTDPLDDKCEWKCTLCEFKTSAIAVRKVFAAIQADLDTVEYIFGPEGIQQRETLYKKYKCVLHPKNSYMTILRSGLVQLYGKAEGYTLDDLPDIILERKMEHCQQLLEVLDVIEPGNSRIRGVILYELHGPQMILARHQYQNNVITKDVFKQELRKCVETLGQAAQILKQEPSSLPEGQLYLIANQAYEQLNENFDMLVETA from the exons ATGGTACAGGAG GATTTATTTGAaattaagaaaaatgaaaaacttGGAAGGTATGCAGTGGCCAAAAAGAATTTAAAGGTAGGAGATGTCATTTTCTCGGAAAAACCTTTTACGTACGGTCCTAAATCAG ACAGCCCATGCATTTGTTTGGGGTGCTACACCTATTTAGAAAGCCAAAATTTATGTTCTAAATGTTCCTGGCCAGTATGCTCACCTGAATGTGAAAATAAACCAGTCCATAAAGATTTCGAATGTGAAGTATTTTCCAAAGCTAAAGTGAAATTTCAACTGGTAGATGACCCGTCTGAAATCTGCCTTCAGTATGAATGTATTACACCATTAAG AGTTCTGTTGTCCAAAGAGAAAGATCCAAAACGATGGGAAGAGGAGATCCAACATATGGAACCTCATAATGATATCAGAAAACAGAAACCAATTTGGGAATTCAATCAACACAATGTAGTTGAATATCTACGATCAGTTTGTAAACAGGATAGGTTTTCTGAAGAATTGATACATACAGTATGTGGAATATTAGATATAAATGCATTTGAGGCTAGAACACCGGAAGGCAGTGCTGTAAGGTGTCTGTTTCCTAAGCTGGCAATAATGTCGCACAATTGTATATCAAATATTCATCATGCTGTTGATGGTAAAGGATCTGGAGCTTTTGATGATTTCAG TGTCACGGTGAGAGCAGCAGTGGATGTGCCTTCAGGAAAAGAGTTACATAGCAGTTACACGTATTCCTTATGGCCCACGTTGGTTCGAAGAGAGTTTTTAAGAGAAAGCAAATTCTTTGATTGTACTTGTGAGAGGTGTTCCGATAAATCAGAATTAGGTACTCACAGTAGCACACTTAAATGTCAGAAATGCGATAATGGAATAATCATGTCAACTGATCCATTAG ATGACAAATGTGAATGGAAATGCACTCTTTGTGAATTTAAAACAAGTGCAATAGCTGTAAGAAAGGTTTTTGCAGCCATCCAAGCAGATTTAGATACTGTAGAATATATATTTGGACCAGAAG GAATCCAACAAAGGGAAACCTTATACAAAAAGTACAAATGTGTATTGCATCCTAAAAATTCATATATGACAATACTAAGAAGTGGATTAGTCCAATTATATGGAAAAGCCGAAGGATACACTTTGGATGATTTGCcagatattattttagaacgTAAAATGGAGCATTGCCAGCAACTCTTAGAAGTTCTCGATGTAATAGAACCAGGGAATTCGAGAATAAGAG gtgTCATTCTCTACGAGTTACACGGTCCACAAATGATTCTTGCAAGACACCAGTATCAAAACAATGTCATCACAAAAGATGTATTCAAACAGGAGTTGAGAAAATGCGTTGAGACTTTGGGGCAAGCGGCTCAAATCCTGAAACAAGAACCATCTAGTCTTCCTGAAGGTCAACTTTACTTAATAGCAAATCAAGCGTATGAGCAACTTAATGAAAACTTTGATATGCTAGTTGAAACTGCTTAA